The Streptomyces sp. NBC_01276 genome contains the following window.
TCCGCGGCGAGCGGGGGCTGCGCCTGCGGCGGGCCGAAGCCGCCCTGGCCGCCGGCCGGTCCGCCCGGTACGGGCTCGGGCTGGTAGGGGTTCGAGGCGGCGCCGGGGGCGGGCTCTCCGGGCTGCGGATAGCCGTACCCGCCGGGTATCCGTCCCGGCGGGTATCCGTAGCCGCCGCCGCTCCCGGGGGCGGGGTCGGGCTGGGGGCCGTGCGGGCGATCCGTACCGTCAGTCATGGCACGGATGCTAAAACATCGCGGTGCGCGGGCGAACGGCCGCGTCAGCCCGGCAGCTGGACGATCGGGAAGCTGCCCGTCGCCGTCGGGGCGTGCTCCGGCAGCCACAGCACCGCCACCGCCCCCGCCGCGGCGCCCCCGCCCGTCGCCTCGCCGGGGCCCGCCACGTTGCGGAACGTCAGCCGGGCCCCCAGGACCCGGGCCTGGCCCTCCGCGATGGTCAGCCCCAGCCCGTGCCCGACGCCCGCCCGGTCCGTCGACCCGGTCCGGAACCGGCTCGGCCCCTCCAGCAGCAGCGCCTCGGGGAATCCGGGGCCGTGGTCCCGCACGCGCACGACCCGGCCCTCGATGTCGACCTGGATCGGCGGCCGCCCGTACCGTGCGGCGTTGGCCAGCAGGTTCCCGAGGATCCGCTCCAGACGGCGCGGGTCGGTGCTGACGATCTCGTCCGCGACGACCCGTACCGAGGCCTCCGGCATCAGCGTGGACACCCGCCGGCTGACGAACTCGCCCAGCGCCACGTCCTGGAGCTCGGCCCGCTCGGACGCGCTGTCCAGCCGGGCCACCTCCAGCACGTCCTCGACCAGGGCCCGCATCGCCCGCGCCCGGTCGAGCACCAGCTCCGTCGGGCGGCCCGGGGGCAGCAGCTCCGCGGCCGTGAGCAGGCCCGTCACCGGGGTCCGCAGCTCGTGCGCGATGTCCGCGGTCACCCGCCGTTCGGCCTCCAGCCGCTGCTGGAGGGCGTCCGCCATGGCGTCCACGGCCCGTGCGAGATCGTCCGTCTCGTCCCGTACGACACCGCCCACCGCGTCCCGCACCCGTACGTCCGGATCCCCGTGCGCCACCCGCTGCGCGGCGGCCGCGGCCTTGCGCAGCCGGCTGGAGATCTGGCCGCCGATGAGCACGCCGAGGGCCGAACCCCCGATCACGACGGCGAGGGAGCCGACCACCAGCGCCCGGTCCAGGTCGCGCACCATGTTGGCGCTCTCCTGGAACCGGTGGCTCAGGGAGAGCACCTGCCCGTTGCCGAGGGGGACGGCGGCCCACACCACGGGCCCCTTGCGGGACTCCTGGACGTAGGTGCCGCGCCGTCCCGACCGGGCCTTCTCGCGCAGTTCCGCGGGCAGATCGGGGTCGTTGAGCTTCGCGCCCCAGATGGGCTTGCGGCCGGCGTCGGTGCGGGCGATGAACTGCACCCGCTCCAGCTCGGCCTCGCGGGCGCTCTCCAGCATCGACACGCGGGCAGCGCTGTGCACCACCAGGCTGAGCGCCAGCGCGGTGAGCGCGCCGACGGCGGCGATGGCGAGCGTGATCTTCCAGCGGATCCCCGTGCGCAGGGTGAAGCGCCTCATGCGGTCGCGGTCCTCATGGTCCTCATGCGGTCGCGTCCCTCATGACCCTCGTTCCTCATGCCTTGAGCTTGTATCCGAAGCCCCGGACCGTCTCGATCCGGTCCTGGCCGATCTTGGTGCGCAGCCGCTGGACGTGGACGTCCACGACGCGGGTGTCACCGCCCCAGTCGTAGTCCCAGACCCGTTCCAGGAGCCGGTCGCGCGACAGGACGGTACCCGGTGCGGAGGAGAACTCCAGCAGCAGCCGCATCTCGGTCGGCGTCAGCGCGACGGAGGCGCCCGCCTTGCGGACCTCCATGCCCTCGGTGTCGACCTCCAGGTCGCCGAAGGACAGCACCCCGCGTTCACCGGAGCCGTCGGCCCCGTCGGCGTTCGAGGCGCCGTTCTGCGGGCCGCCGGCGTGGCCGAAGCGGCGCAGCACGGCGCGGATCCGGGCGACGAGGACGGAGCCGTCGAAGGGCTTGGTGACGTAGTCGTCCGCGCCCGCCTCCAGGCCCAGGACCACGTCGATGGAGTCGGCGCGGGCCGACAGCATGATCACGGGGACAGTGGACTCGTCGCGGATGCGGCGGCACAGGCTCACGCCGTCCATCCCGGGCACCATCACGTCGAGGAGGGCGATGTCCGGACGGTCGGCGCGGAAGGACTCCAGCCCGGACAGTCCGTCGGGCATGGCGGTGACCAC
Protein-coding sequences here:
- the cseC gene encoding two-component system sensor histidine kinase CseC, which produces MRRFTLRTGIRWKITLAIAAVGALTALALSLVVHSAARVSMLESAREAELERVQFIARTDAGRKPIWGAKLNDPDLPAELREKARSGRRGTYVQESRKGPVVWAAVPLGNGQVLSLSHRFQESANMVRDLDRALVVGSLAVVIGGSALGVLIGGQISSRLRKAAAAAQRVAHGDPDVRVRDAVGGVVRDETDDLARAVDAMADALQQRLEAERRVTADIAHELRTPVTGLLTAAELLPPGRPTELVLDRARAMRALVEDVLEVARLDSASERAELQDVALGEFVSRRVSTLMPEASVRVVADEIVSTDPRRLERILGNLLANAARYGRPPIQVDIEGRVVRVRDHGPGFPEALLLEGPSRFRTGSTDRAGVGHGLGLTIAEGQARVLGARLTFRNVAGPGEATGGGAAAGAVAVLWLPEHAPTATGSFPIVQLPG
- the cseB gene encoding two-component system response regulator CseB, producing the protein MAETHVLFVEDDDVIREATTLALERDGFVVTAMPDGLSGLESFRADRPDIALLDVMVPGMDGVSLCRRIRDESTVPVIMLSARADSIDVVLGLEAGADDYVTKPFDGSVLVARIRAVLRRFGHAGGPQNGASNADGADGSGERGVLSFGDLEVDTEGMEVRKAGASVALTPTEMRLLLEFSSAPGTVLSRDRLLERVWDYDWGGDTRVVDVHVQRLRTKIGQDRIETVRGFGYKLKA